A genome region from Triticum aestivum cultivar Chinese Spring chromosome 2B, IWGSC CS RefSeq v2.1, whole genome shotgun sequence includes the following:
- the LOC123043987 gene encoding uncharacterized protein — protein MRQGQQSMALAAIALSLVLVAAAPAVGTSSEELAAVLQCHPAPALTDATDGTAFRASLLLLLSALPSAAAPMGFASLHSDGAFARGVCFGDPTTLPSGSECARCLFDAARNLTAGCGATSRRAGILSQRCSLWYADTNFSSPGQDAFRARFHLALPSDAAAPASDSETSAGVLYSPGLHDELVAMAQLMVQRAAGRLSRPAMPATMRVVHKTIVERGCGCDYAIVSSTVYVRAQCARDLTAADCARCLQDSAQAMDWDLDAARGDGGAAAAVVGFNCHVRFEVSTALAPRSDQSDDQSDHSGILRVGLLALIIANFILTVANYRTSRR, from the exons ATGCGACAGGGGCAGCAATCAATGGCGCTTGCAGCGATCGCCCTCTCCCTCGTCCTCGTCGCCGCGGCGCCGGCCGTCGGCACGTCTAGTGAGGAGCTTGCCGCAGTGCTCCAGTGCCACCCGGCGCCGGCGCTCACGGACGCCACCGACGGCACGGCTTTCCGGGCCAGCCTCCTCCTGCTCCTCAGCGCtctcccctccgccgccgcgccaaTGGGCTTCGCCTCCCTGCACTCCGACGGCGCGTTCGCCCGGGGGGTCTGCTTCGGCGACCCCACCACGCTGCCTTCAGGCTCCGAGTGCGCCCGGTGCCTGTTTGACGCCGCCAGGAACCTCACCGCCGGATGCGGTGCCACCAGCCGTCGAGCCGGCATCTTGAGCCAGCGCTGCTCGCTCTGGTACGCCGACACCAACTTTTCCTCGCCCGGCCAGGACGCGTTCCGAGCGCGCTTCCACCTCGCGCTCCCGAGCGACGCCGCCGCCCCTGCTTCTGACTCTGAGACCAGCGCCGGGGTCCTCTACTCCCCCGGCCTGCACGACGAGCTCGTCGCCATGGCGCAGCTCATGGTGCAGCGCGCGGCCGGAAGGCTCTCCAGGCCGGCGATGCCGGCCACCATGCGCGTGGTTCACAAAACCATCGTGGAGAGAGGCTGCGGCTGCGACTACGCCATCGTGAGCAGCACGGTCTACGTGCGGGCTCAGTGCGCCCGCGACCTCACGGCGGCGGACTGCGCCCGGTGTCTTCAGGACTCGGCGCAGGCCATGGACTGGGACCTGGATGCTGCCCGCGGCGACGGTGGCGCGGCGGCCGCGGTGGTGGGCttcaactgccacgttcggttcgAGGTCTCCACCGCACTGGCGCCGCGCAGCGACCAGAGCGACGACCAGAGCGACCACAGCGGCA TTCTCCGTGTAGGGCTTTTGGCTTTGATCATAGCGAACTTCATTCTGACAGTAGCCAACTACCGCACTTCTCGCCGGTGA